In Miscanthus floridulus cultivar M001 chromosome 19, ASM1932011v1, whole genome shotgun sequence, the DNA window TTTTGAATATTTAAGATACTATGTTACTCAGGTTATCTCCAATTCTTACTCTTTTGTGTCAACTAATTATTATTACAACTTATAGCCTTTGATAGAAAGACCACTAGTGGTTTGCGATTGATCAACAAAGACTCATCTATGACGCAATCAAAAATATTTGTTACCAAATTAGTTAGTGAAATCTATCCTGCATGCATACATAAATCTTGAAGGTCTGAAGAAAACACGCAATTCATATCTTCTCAGATCATTCGAAACAACTTCTCAAGAAACTAGGGAAGACCAAACCAACCACACACTAACCTAGTTGTATACTTCCCATTAACAAAATTAGTTACACTGACATTCATTTGGTACATCTATACCAAATAAAACTATTATGTACCATATcacaagaagagatatgcatatATTACAAGATTCAAAATGTTCATGATCATTTATGTTGTAATCGCTCATCAAAATATTTTAATAGATAAATATATATCACACGTGTGAGATGAAGCATTGCAATCATTAGACTTCCCATTGACGATGTAGTCAACTAATAGTAGCTAAACCAGATGCTGGTATCATTCCATCCTGTGTGCCTAGGAATGACTTCAGTGGCTGTATGGCCATGCATGACCACACATGTCACCCCATCAATGGCAACATACTTGGGCACACATGGGTCTGCCTTGAAACCTCACCTCCACAACCAAACTAGATTGCACTAGTGTTTCTCTACCTTTTCTACTCTCAAGTTTGTGCTCTGCATAGGAAAATTGTTGGCATTGGCAAGTTGACAATGTGTATATGGAGCTTATAGCAAATTTATATCACTAAATATTAATGCATTTAAGAAAAAAAGTCACACAAGTAgagatatactatatatatagggTGTATAATATTCTTTGACTTTGTTATCAAAATCTCAATTTTGCCTTCATATCAAAGTCAATTGTCTAATTAATCAAAATTAGGACAAAAGATTCACATGAGGCCTATAAATACTAGCCTTAGTGTTGCCAATCTCCACAACCCTACAACCCTCGTTCTTAGCTCAAACTACCAATTGTTGCATAATACTCAACAATGGATCCTAAGTTCAAGGGAGAGTGGAGTGCCTCTGAGATCAAGATGGTGAAATCTCTCATTGCAAGGGacaacgacaacaacaatggtgctagTGATATGAACAAGAAGCACAATCAGATTGTGGATGAGATCCAGGCAATGTTCCCTAGCAAGGAGAAGCATCAGGTAATCAGCTTGTACATTGATGTCATGGTGGAGATGATGCAAACATTACAAAGTGGCAACCAGCATGTGGAAGCAAGTAGCAACCTCATGAATCAACCCGTTGGGGTGTTTGTGGGGGATCCATCCAAGGGCAACATGGAAGCATTTGATGGTTATCAAAAAGTGGAGATGTTTGGTATGAGGAATGTGAAGGAGACTCCTCGGAAGAAGCCCACTCCTCTAAAGGAGAGCCAACACACTAGGAGGTTTTGGACCACAGACGAGCATAGGTTAGTTATTTGCTAGATACTTAAAGCATATCATACAAATTTTTAATGCTCGTCACATGAAGTTTTAGTACCCTTATTAATCATAGGTTATGAGGTATTACTATGATGAGATGttatataatatttttcttttaccaATCATGAATATATATGGAAATGGAATCTAAATTTCTGTCTAATTAGTTCACTTCAAACTCTACCTCATTGTAGGCAATTCCTTCATGGTCTACATGTGTACGGTCGTGGAAATTGGAAGAACATCTCTAGGCACTTTGTTACCACCAAGACCCCAATGCAGGTTTCCAGCCATGCTCAAAAGTACTTCCTCAGGAAAGAAAATGGCGCCAAGAAGCAACGTTATAGCATCAATGACATTGGACTTTATGATTTTGAGTCCTTGGAGACAAATGGTTCTGTCTGGAAGGGGCCCACCTTTGGTGGAGGTGTCTACAACACAAATCGCTATAGCTTTGGTGGACATCCTACTTTCATGAATAATGCCCAGGCTTGGTCACCATTCCTACACCACACTGGCCATGGAAGCAGAAGCAGTAGCCAGATGGCCACCTTGGCTAATAGCCAGCAACCAGAGCAGATGGGAGCTAGTAGTTCTTTAGTGGCTCCGACCATGAAGGCGGATGGGGGCCACTTGGGCTAGACTAGTAATAAGCTAGGAGATCTTCTCGATACTCAGTGGATGATGAATGTAGACATGAACTAGGTTTTATAAACCATCTAGTATGCCAAGTTGCATGGTGGCCTATTAGTTCATCTTATATATGTGGGTTAAGCATCATAGTATTCTCTTATGCTAGAGTGTGAGCAACTTAGTTGTCATGAAATATTATGTGGTACTTTCAAATGTATGTGTCTTGTTTCATTGTGGCATTTTACTTAGTTTGGTGTATCGGCTATGTCAGAATCAATATTACATTGagcttatttatttattctaagaCTTACCCTATTTTATATTATTTCATTGCattgttttaatggttggttgtGGGGCTTATACTCTAATACATATTGATTGCTTAGGCATTAGATAGATTAGAGAAGTAGAAGATGGAAATTTCATAGGCAAATATCTATCACTAAGGAAATGTAAGACTCCCATGTACAAACTGATCCTAAACTATGCACACATGTATGCAACTTGTTCCTCTAGAGGGTGGCATGCCACACATTACATTGTTGTACTATTTCACTTTGGAGTATTCTATGGTTTTGGAATTTTTACGTGGAATCAATTTGAGATTATGATGTTAAATTTTCAAGTATCCAAATATTACTAGATAATACAAACAAGGGATAAATTCATAACAAGATGAAATATGAAGGATACAAATAAATAATCGACACCACAAAGATATATTAATAGTATAAATGGCGAGGAGGACAACAAGACAAGGGCTAGGTTCCTA includes these proteins:
- the LOC136527266 gene encoding transcription factor SRM1-like — protein: MDPKFKGEWSASEIKMVKSLIARDNDNNNGASDMNKKHNQIVDEIQAMFPSKEKHQVISLYIDVMVEMMQTLQSGNQHVEASSNLMNQPVGVFVGDPSKGNMEAFDGYQKVEMFGMRNVKETPRKKPTPLKESQHTRRFWTTDEHRQFLHGLHVYGRGNWKNISRHFVTTKTPMQVSSHAQKYFLRKENGAKKQRYSINDIGLYDFESLETNGSVWKGPTFGGGVYNTNRYSFGGHPTFMNNAQAWSPFLHHTGHGSRSSSQMATLANSQQPEQMGASSSLVAPTMKADGGHLG